The following are encoded together in the Montipora foliosa isolate CH-2021 chromosome 12, ASM3666993v2, whole genome shotgun sequence genome:
- the LOC137980660 gene encoding uncharacterized protein: protein MAPTTILSYLSAIGFVHNTRGLHDPVKAFIIQKLLTSISRRRSCDVRLPISKPILHDLVNSLEHTNSSATQRILFSTMFVTAFYGFFRIGELAAKSVCSSVVQYDNLQLLKSAGKINSAKITIRHFKHNTSNRPYDIIITGDDSSPFCPVASLLQYCKIRGDQPGQLFCHSDNRAISVNQFNSELRRCLAFCGLDPQRYKSHSFCIGAACLAAEKGFSDAQIRALGRWKSDAFKLYIRNSTLPTF from the coding sequence ATGGCACCTACAACCATTCTTTCTTACCTTTCAGCCATAGGGTTCGTTCATAACACGAGAGGCTTGCATGATCCCGTAAAAGCCTTCATAATACAAAAACTATTGACCTCAATCAGTCGTCGCCGGTCATGCGACGTGAGGTTACCTATCTCTAAACCTATATTACACGATCTCGTCAACTCTCTTGAACACACCAACTCTTCGGCAACCCAGCGCATCCTTTTTTCCACCATGTTTGTTACGGCCTTTTATGGCTTCTTTCGCATCGGTGAACTAGCGGCCAAGAGCGTGTGCTCGTCTGTAGTGCAATACGATAACCTTCAACTTCTGAAATCCGCTGGAAAAATTAATTCTGCTAAGATAACAATCCGTCATTTCAAGCACAACACCAGCAATCGCCCATATGACATCATAATTACCGGCGATGACAGTTCCCCCTTTTGTCCCGTGGCATCCTTGCTCCAGTATTGCAAAATTCGCGGGGATCAGCCAGGTCAGCTCTTTTGTCACTCAGACAACCGGGCCATTTCTGTTAACCAATTTAATTCCGAGCTCAGGCGCTGTTTAGCTTTCTGTGGTTTAGACCCTCAACGCTATAAAAGTCACAGCTTTTGCATTGGAGCGGCCTGCCTTGCGGCAGAGAAAGGCTTTTCCGATGCACAGATTCGCGCTCTTGGCCGATGGAAATCTGATGCTTTTAAACTCTACATTAGGAATTCTACCTTGCCCACTTTCTGA
- the LOC137980665 gene encoding uncharacterized protein, whose translation MAPTTILSYLSAIGFVHNTRGLHDPVKAFIIQKLLTSISRRRSCDVRLPISKPILHDLVNSLEHTNSSATQRILFSTMFVTAFYGFFRIGELAAKSVCSSVVQYDNLQLLKSAGKINSAKITIRHFKHNTSNRPYDIIITGDDSSPFCPVASLLQYCKIRGDQPGPLFCHSDNRAISVNQFNSELRRCLAFCGLDPQRYKSHSFRIGAACLAAEKGFSDAQIRALGRWKSDAFKLYIRNSTLPTF comes from the coding sequence ATGGCACCTACAACCATTCTTTCTTACCTTTCAGCCATAGGGTTCGTTCATAACACGAGAGGCTTGCATGATCCCGTAAAAGCCTTCATAATACAAAAACTATTGACCTCAATCAGTCGTCGCCGGTCATGCGACGTGAGGTTACCTATCTCTAAACCTATATTACACGATCTCGTCAACTCTCTTGAACACACCAACTCTTCGGCAACCCAGCGCATCCTTTTTTCCACCATGTTTGTTACGGCCTTTTATGGCTTCTTTCGCATCGGTGAACTAGCGGCCAAGAGCGTGTGCTCGTCTGTAGTGCAATACGATAACCTTCAACTTCTGAAATCCGCTGGAAAAATTAATTCTGCTAAGATAACAATCCGTCATTTCAAGCACAACACCAGCAATCGCCCATATGACATCATAATTACCGGCGATGACAGTTCCCCCTTTTGTCCCGTGGCATCCTTGCTCCAGTATTGCAAAATTCGCGGGGATCAGCCAGGTCCGCTCTTTTGTCACTCAGACAACCGGGCCATTTCTGTTAACCAATTTAATTCCGAGCTCAGGCGCTGTTTAGCTTTCTGTGGTTTAGACCCTCAACGCTATAAAAGTCACAGCTTTCGCATTGGAGCGGCCTGCCTTGCGGCAGAGAAAGGCTTTTCCGATGCACAGATTCGCGCTCTTGGCCGATGGAAATCTGATGCTTTTAAACTCTACATTAGGAATTCTACCTTGCCCACTTTCTGA